A window of Kribbella sp. NBC_00382 genomic DNA:
TCGCCTGGCTTTGACCGGTACGCCGTTCCGCAGCGACGACAACCCGATCCCGTTCGTCACGTACGAGCACGGCCACGACGGCGCCGCTCGCAGCAAGGCGGACTACGTCTACGGCTACGGTCATGCGCTGCGCGACCACGTCGTACGGCCGGTCATCTTCATGTCGTACTCCGGTGAGATGCGCTGGCGCACCAAGGCCGGTGACGAGGTCGCGGCGCGACTGGGTGAGCCGCTGACGAAGGACCTGACGGCTCAGGCGTTGCGAACCGCGCTCGACCCGACCGGCGAGTGGATGCCCGCAGTACTGGCTGCTGCTGACAAGCGACTGACCGAGGTACGGCGGCACATGCCGGATGCCGGCGGGCTGGTCATCTCGGGTGACCAGAACACGGCCCGGGCCTATGCGAAGGTCCTGCGCGAGCTGACCGGCGAGGCGCCGACCGTCGTCCTGTCCGACGAGAAGGCGGCGAGCAAGAAGATCCAGACCTTCTCGGCTGGTGAACAGCGGTGGATGGTCGCTGTCCGGATGGTGAGCGAAGGCGTCGACGTGCCGCGGCTGGCGGTCGGGGTCTATGCGACGCCGACGTCGACGCCGCTGTTCTTCGCGCAGGCCATCGGGCGGTTCGTACGGGCGCGCAAGCGGGGTGAGACGGCGTCGGTGTTCGTGCCGTCGGTGACCCGGCTGCTGAGCTTCGCCGCCGAGATGGAGGTCGAGCGGGACCACGTGCTCGGCCGGAAGAACAACAACGAGGACGGCGACATCTTCGCCCTCGAGGACGACCTGCTGAAGAAGGCGAACGAGGCCGAGGGCGCGAGCGACGACCTGGACGCCAAGTTCGAGGCGCTCGGGTCGGATGCGAGCTTCGACCGGGTCGTCTTCGACGGCGGTGACTACGGGATGGGTGGCGATCTCGGCTCGGACGAGGAGCTGGACTTCCTCGGTCTGCCGGGGCTGCTCGAGCCCGACCAGGTGCGCGAGTTGCTGAACAAGCGGCAGGCGAAGTCGCTGGCCCAGGAGAAGAGGCGCGGCAAGTCGTCCACCCGCGAGGAGCCGACACCGGTCGAGCTGGCCACGCACGAGCAGGTCGCTCTCCTGCGCCGCGAGCTGAACGGCCTGGTCGCCGCCTGGAACCACCGCACCGGCCAGCCGCACGGCGTCATCCACAACGACCTCCGCCGCAAACTCGGTGGCCCGGCGGCGGCTCACGCCTCCTCCACCGAACTCCGCGATCGCATCGAACTCATCCGAGACTGGG
This region includes:
- a CDS encoding DEAD/DEAH box helicase; the encoded protein is MPSVDSHVPAPPAVLPPAYPDRAAWGTASKLRAWQAEALQLYMDRQPKDFLAVATPGAGKTTFALTVAAELLQRRVIDRITVVTPTEHLKVQWAEAADRAGIAIDPTFAGGKGRTNKDFQGVAVTYAGVAVNPLAFRVRTERFRTLVILDEVHHGGDALSWGEGIREAFDPATRRLALTGTPFRSDDNPIPFVTYEHGHDGAARSKADYVYGYGHALRDHVVRPVIFMSYSGEMRWRTKAGDEVAARLGEPLTKDLTAQALRTALDPTGEWMPAVLAAADKRLTEVRRHMPDAGGLVISGDQNTARAYAKVLRELTGEAPTVVLSDEKAASKKIQTFSAGEQRWMVAVRMVSEGVDVPRLAVGVYATPTSTPLFFAQAIGRFVRARKRGETASVFVPSVTRLLSFAAEMEVERDHVLGRKNNNEDGDIFALEDDLLKKANEAEGASDDLDAKFEALGSDASFDRVVFDGGDYGMGGDLGSDEELDFLGLPGLLEPDQVRELLNKRQAKSLAQEKRRGKSSTREEPTPVELATHEQVALLRRELNGLVAAWNHRTGQPHGVIHNDLRRKLGGPAAAHASSTELRDRIELIRDWATQRRA